The Medicago truncatula cultivar Jemalong A17 chromosome 4, MtrunA17r5.0-ANR, whole genome shotgun sequence genome includes a region encoding these proteins:
- the LOC25491672 gene encoding uncharacterized protein, whose product MARKGRGKTNTSVPEFDAEKFLSAECESRRGLLARRNIIHERVLSIPEDDMPQVPNQIEKRGWEYLVTYPENKEAYAELVVEFYCNAYCPQKDKQKEKSFVRGKQIPFDADTINSLLKSKLLRTKDQWPTFKQNVNTVSLLRELCKDETEWILDSTGKPKKFPSSSLVPLPKIWAAYIGTNLVPCSNVSDIKVEKAALISAIMTGKVIDVGKIIQTQIQIIANSATNALEFPRLITLLCEKAKVDMNLSLL is encoded by the coding sequence ATGGCTCGAAAAGGAAGAGGTAAAACTAACACATCGGTGCCAGAATTTGATGCCGAAAAGTTTCTTTCTGCAGAATGTGAAAGTAGAAGGGGGTTACTTGCTCGTCGGAATATCATTCATGAAAGGGTGCTCTCGATACCCGAAGATGACATGCCTCAAGTCCCTAATCAGATTGAGAAGAGAGGTTGGGAGTACTTAGTGACATATCCAGAAAACAAGGAGGCCTATGCTGAGTTAGTCGTTGAGTTCTACTGCAATGCTTATTGTCCACAGAAAGATAAGCAAAAGGAGAAAAGTTTTGTAAGAGGGAAACAAATTCCTTTTGATGCTGACACTATTAATTCTCTGTTGAAAAGCAAGCTACTCAGAACCAAAGATCAATGGCCAACCTTTAAACAAAATGTCAACACTGTTAGTCTCTTGAGGGAGTTATGTAAGGATGAAACTGAGTGGATTTTGGATTCGACCGGAAAGCCCAAAAAGTTTCCCTCTTCGTCCCTTGTGCCTTTGCCAAAAATTTGGGCAGCATACATTGGGACTAATCTAGTCCCATGCTCGAATGTTTCGGATATTAAAGTGGAGAAAGCTGCCCTCATTTCAGCAATTATGACCGGGAAAGTAATTGATGTCGGGAAAATTATTCAAACTCAGATTCAAATCATCGCCAACTCTGCCACAAATGCGTTGGAATTCCCTCGTTTGATCACCCTGTTATGTGAAAAGGCAAAAGTCGACATGAATCTCTCCCTCCTTTGA